The nucleotide window TCGGGTTGGGCCTCGTACGCTGCGGCGTAGGCTTCTTCTTGGCCCACGGGCACCCGCACCCGGACCAGTTCACCCCATGTGGGTTCGGAAAGGGCCTCGAGCCTCTGGCTTTGCCCCAGGGCCCTAAGACCCTGGGGGCTTAAGCCGGGGCGGTACTTCACCAGGATTTCCCCAGCTACGGCGGGTTCACCGCCGATCTGAACAAGGGGGGGGTTATGGTTATCCGGAGCCTGGCCCTGGGGTTGCTGGTTGCACGCGGCCAGGGCGAGGGCAAGGGGAATAAGGAACTTTCCTACACGCATCTTTGCCTCCTTACTGGACTCGGAAGGTGCGGATTTCGCTTAGGGATTCCCGGTAGCCCCTTTGGAGGAGCCCTTGGTAAGCCCCTTGGGGGAGAGGGCCTAGGTTCTCCAAGAAAGCCTGGGCCAGTTCCCCCCTGGTGCTGTTGACGGGGTTCCCCCTTAGGTCCTTTAGCCGCGGCCGGTGTTCCAAGTCCACGTACAGCCTGGCTTGCAGGGCTAAGGGGTCCCTGCCTATGTAGTCCAGCATCTCGGTCTGGTCGTCGGTGTAGACGTCCCAGAAGTACGTGGCCCCACCCTGCAAGGGCAAGGGTACGGCGATGGAGGTCTTGGGGGTAAACCCTACCCAGACCAGGTTGCCGCCTCCGTCGTAAACGGAAGCCATGTACACCTTGCCGCCGGACACCGGGTTCCAGGACAGGGTAGGCGTGCTCCCTAAGGTGGCCCCATCCCCTACACCCAGTTTGGGGGTGTCCAGGAAGGTAACGGTTAGGGGCGTGCCCAGGTTGGTACCATCCCGCCAGTGGAAGGCCCGGGAGAAGTCCCGTACTTGGAAGTTGCTATCAAAGCGCAGGGCTACGTTGACGAGGGAGATTTGCTGAGAAGGAGCTCCGGAGGGAATCTTGTAAACCCGCAAAGCCTTGGTGGTGGTCCCGAGGTAGTAGTACTGGCCCAGCTCTACCTCTCCCGAGTGGATGGCGTGGTTGAAGGAGGGGAGGCTAAGGGACAGGGCATTCCACCCCGGGCTATTGGGATCTGGGTTGTACCCTGAAAGCCCTGAGAGGTCGTGGGAGACCTGAAGGGTAGTGACCCGGTTAGGGTTGGCCTGGGGGTCAAAGGCCTCGAGGGCCACATCCCGTTGCGTCGTCGAACCGTTTAGGTAAACCCAGACATCGGGCACGTACTGGAAATGGCTCCAGTAGTACTCCGTGGCCGTTTGGCAGTCACCCGTGTCCGTGCCCGTGTAGTTGCCGGCCCAAAGGCTTCCCGAGGCCGCGTAGAGGTTATTGGTGGAGGCCACGGGGATCTGGTACTGGCCGTTGGTGTCGGTGGTGACCGTGCGGAAGCCTCCAAAGACCACCAGGCCATCCTCACAAGGGGCTGGGGGAT belongs to Thermus albus and includes:
- a CDS encoding carboxypeptidase-like regulatory domain-containing protein, with translation MKKAWSVALGISLLALWACTPPPQGIQGYVFTSPGAGGQPVHGARVVAQVGNRQVETATGLDGRFSLQIPGNAQTFSLTVIPPKGQGMAALTYEEVPLSAYRSPYGAASEMNIYLPAPPSRSLPGYPLRSGTLTGTVTLGGQPVASSTPRNSNQLFDPPAPCEDGLVVFGGFRTVTTDTNGQYQIPVASTNNLYAASGSLWAGNYTGTDTGDCQTATEYYWSHFQYVPDVWVYLNGSTTQRDVALEAFDPQANPNRVTTLQVSHDLSGLSGYNPDPNSPGWNALSLSLPSFNHAIHSGEVELGQYYYLGTTTKALRVYKIPSGAPSQQISLVNVALRFDSNFQVRDFSRAFHWRDGTNLGTPLTVTFLDTPKLGVGDGATLGSTPTLSWNPVSGGKVYMASVYDGGGNLVWVGFTPKTSIAVPLPLQGGATYFWDVYTDDQTEMLDYIGRDPLALQARLYVDLEHRPRLKDLRGNPVNSTRGELAQAFLENLGPLPQGAYQGLLQRGYRESLSEIRTFRVQ